Proteins from one Brevibacillus humidisoli genomic window:
- a CDS encoding bifunctional diguanylate cyclase/phosphodiesterase: MLSRWFRLLREQPIFLTEKKMRLKSLISQEIARGASVLLFYVDIVKLTEVETRYGDLAAKHLLQRFEKILYAVSRNLFDAAGKLLGVQNLWGDDYAVYVSFPFIKSDEEYRLLSISFQERIENLLNQQSPLFSRGDLRIHIGYAVFPGRDITKEIYTTVRHAVHMAKYGLTSEKYASITQYHRILYEEAIHTVYMPIVSLRDGIPLGWEALARGPEESQFYSPGSLFAYAEETDTVFRLEQICRRRALEHLRYVKPSEKLFINLDPRAIDDPYLLRGNLFKWLDEMGLSPNNIVLEVTERHAITNYRMFRKIIEEYRRKGYLIAVDDAGAGYSSLESIAEIYPDYIKLDMSLIRNIDVDTIKQALLETFVQFADKVKCQIIAEGVETERELQTLIELGVPYAQGYYVGKPVKGLTSTSGAAMNQINQMQEQRQEVYRYQRMYAPQVGEIITKTSCVDCQTKVREVHHIFEQNQRIESIVVLEEDKPIGLVMRFQLYQVLGGQYGIALYYERPVAQMMNRNPLIVKSNENISEVARRAMARETYHLYDVVIIIDDEDRYLGVVSVQALLDKMTTIRLEMATFANPLTGLPGNNAIERELQSRLEGGSEFMVVYCDLDRFKWFNDRYGFEVGDQIIRRTAQLLEQSIHNEGEGSEFIGHIGGDDFILISTSERVEAITEEISRSFPTAFQEIYSKYKRDGQQPPDLSISMAGVLIRPSVDQSVEHISERAAIVKQEAKRRPGTVYVSDRQDHLADAAAPHLDGNQVS, encoded by the coding sequence ATGTTGTCACGTTGGTTTCGTCTGCTGCGGGAACAGCCGATTTTTCTTACGGAAAAAAAGATGCGCCTGAAGTCTCTGATTAGTCAGGAGATCGCCAGAGGAGCTTCGGTGCTGCTTTTTTATGTTGATATCGTCAAGCTGACAGAGGTGGAGACGCGATACGGTGATCTGGCTGCCAAACATTTGCTGCAGCGATTCGAAAAAATTTTGTACGCCGTCTCCAGAAATTTGTTTGATGCGGCGGGAAAACTGTTGGGAGTACAAAATTTATGGGGGGACGATTACGCTGTTTACGTCTCGTTTCCCTTCATCAAAAGCGATGAAGAGTACCGGCTGTTGTCGATTAGCTTTCAGGAGCGAATCGAGAATCTGTTGAACCAGCAAAGTCCGTTATTCAGCCGCGGCGATCTGCGCATACACATCGGCTACGCGGTATTCCCTGGACGTGACATCACCAAGGAGATCTATACCACTGTACGTCATGCCGTACACATGGCCAAGTACGGGCTGACCTCCGAGAAGTATGCGAGTATCACCCAGTACCATCGCATTCTCTACGAGGAGGCGATTCACACGGTCTATATGCCGATTGTCTCTCTGCGTGACGGTATCCCACTTGGTTGGGAGGCATTAGCGCGTGGACCGGAGGAGAGTCAGTTTTACTCTCCTGGCTCTCTGTTTGCATACGCGGAAGAGACAGATACCGTTTTTCGCCTCGAACAGATTTGTCGTCGGCGGGCGTTGGAGCATCTCCGTTATGTGAAGCCGTCTGAGAAGCTGTTTATCAATCTCGATCCTCGTGCGATTGACGATCCGTATTTACTGCGGGGCAATCTGTTTAAGTGGTTGGATGAAATGGGCCTTAGCCCGAACAACATCGTCCTGGAAGTTACGGAGCGTCATGCTATTACCAACTACCGAATGTTTCGCAAGATTATTGAAGAATACAGGCGCAAGGGGTATCTGATTGCTGTCGATGACGCTGGTGCGGGTTATTCCAGCTTAGAGTCGATTGCCGAAATCTACCCGGACTACATCAAACTCGATATGTCCCTCATTCGCAACATTGATGTCGATACGATCAAACAGGCTCTACTGGAGACATTCGTCCAGTTTGCGGACAAAGTGAAGTGCCAGATCATCGCAGAGGGAGTAGAAACAGAGCGCGAACTGCAAACCTTGATCGAACTGGGCGTTCCTTATGCACAAGGGTACTACGTTGGCAAGCCGGTAAAAGGGTTGACGTCAACCAGTGGGGCGGCGATGAACCAGATCAACCAAATGCAAGAGCAGCGGCAGGAGGTATATCGTTATCAACGGATGTATGCGCCGCAAGTGGGCGAGATCATCACCAAGACAAGCTGTGTTGATTGTCAGACGAAAGTGCGGGAGGTTCACCATATCTTTGAACAAAACCAGCGGATTGAGTCGATCGTCGTACTGGAAGAGGACAAGCCGATCGGACTTGTGATGCGGTTTCAATTATATCAGGTGCTAGGAGGCCAATACGGTATCGCACTGTACTACGAGCGCCCTGTAGCCCAGATGATGAATCGCAATCCGCTGATTGTAAAGAGCAATGAAAATATCAGTGAAGTGGCACGGAGAGCGATGGCTAGGGAAACGTATCATCTCTACGACGTCGTCATCATTATCGACGATGAGGACCGCTATTTGGGAGTCGTATCGGTACAAGCGCTGCTGGACAAAATGACGACGATCCGTCTGGAGATGGCTACGTTTGCCAATCCGTTGACCGGCCTGCCGGGAAACAACGCGATAGAACGGGAACTGCAGAGCCGCCTGGAGGGGGGAAGCGAGTTTATGGTGGTCTATTGCGATCTCGATCGTTTCAAGTGGTTTAATGATCGCTACGGCTTTGAAGTGGGGGATCAGATCATTCGCCGCACCGCCCAACTATTGGAGCAGAGTATTCACAACGAGGGGGAGGGAAGCGAATTCATCGGTCACATTGGGGGAGACGACTTCATCCTGATCAGTACATCAGAGCGGGTCGAAGCGATCACAGAGGAGATTTCCCGCTCTTTTCCCACTGCTTTTCAGGAAATCTACAGTAAGTATAAACGGGATGGACAGCAACCCCCGGATCTGTCCATATCAATGGCAGGCGTTTTGATCAGACCCTCCGTTGACCAATCGGTGGAGCACATTTCAGAGCGGGCCGCAATTGTGAAGCAGGAAGCAAAACGCAGACCGGGTACCGTCTACGTCTCCGATCGTCAGGATCACCTGGCAGATGCAGCAGCTCCTCACCTAGATGGAAACCAGGTCTCCTGA
- the lysA gene encoding diaminopimelate decarboxylase, translating into MYLHGTSRINSQGHLEIGGCDVMELVKEYGTPLYVYDEQLIRDNCRAFVRAFQDTGFSFQVAYASKAFCTMAICRLVEEEGLSLDVVSAGELYTALKAGFPAERIHFHGNNKSLEELSMALEAGIGCFVADNFYELEMLNLLAKELGKTASVLLRITPGVEAHTHEYISTGQQDSKFGFDMKSGQALQAIRTSLQGEALELLGVHCHIGSQIFETDGFVAAVAHIAEFLREVSESTGYTAQVVNLGGGYGIRYVEGDTPREPAAYIQSMTEAVRREFDQRKIPYPELWIEPGRSIVGESGTTLYQIGSVKEIPGVRKYVAVDGGMTDNLRPALYQAKYEAAVANRMNEQASEQVSIAGKCCESGDMLIWDVPLPPVSSGDILAVPCTGAYGYAMANNYNRITRPAVVFVKDGNARLVVERETLDDLIRLDRVPDSVQLQR; encoded by the coding sequence ATGTACTTACATGGTACCAGCAGGATAAACAGCCAAGGTCATCTCGAGATTGGCGGCTGTGATGTGATGGAACTGGTCAAGGAGTACGGTACGCCGCTGTATGTATATGATGAACAGCTGATTCGCGACAACTGCCGGGCGTTTGTCAGAGCGTTTCAAGATACCGGTTTTTCTTTTCAGGTTGCCTATGCAAGCAAAGCGTTCTGCACCATGGCGATCTGCAGACTGGTCGAGGAGGAAGGACTGTCGCTTGACGTGGTTTCAGCTGGTGAGCTGTACACAGCTTTGAAGGCTGGGTTCCCTGCCGAGCGGATTCACTTTCACGGCAATAACAAATCGTTGGAAGAACTGTCAATGGCCCTGGAGGCAGGGATTGGCTGCTTTGTCGCTGATAATTTTTACGAGCTGGAGATGCTCAATCTCCTGGCCAAAGAACTGGGAAAAACAGCATCGGTTCTGCTGCGGATTACTCCGGGAGTGGAGGCACACACACACGAATACATTTCCACTGGTCAGCAGGATTCCAAGTTTGGTTTTGACATGAAGAGTGGGCAGGCGCTGCAAGCGATTCGTACAAGTTTGCAGGGAGAAGCACTGGAACTGTTGGGCGTACACTGCCACATCGGTTCACAGATTTTTGAGACGGACGGATTCGTGGCGGCCGTCGCCCATATTGCTGAGTTTCTACGAGAGGTAAGCGAGTCGACGGGATATACGGCCCAGGTGGTCAATCTTGGTGGCGGATATGGAATCCGCTATGTCGAGGGGGACACACCTCGCGAACCGGCGGCATACATCCAATCGATGACGGAAGCGGTGCGGAGGGAGTTTGACCAACGGAAGATCCCCTACCCAGAGCTGTGGATCGAGCCAGGCCGCAGTATTGTCGGTGAGAGCGGCACCACTTTGTATCAGATTGGATCGGTAAAAGAGATACCTGGCGTTCGCAAATACGTTGCTGTAGACGGGGGCATGACGGATAACTTGCGGCCTGCACTTTACCAGGCCAAGTATGAAGCTGCAGTAGCCAACCGGATGAACGAACAGGCAAGTGAACAGGTCTCCATTGCCGGCAAGTGCTGTGAATCTGGTGATATGCTGATCTGGGACGTGCCCCTGCCACCCGTCAGCTCTGGCGATATCCTGGCTGTTCCCTGTACCGGAGCCTATGGATATGCGATGGCCAACAATTACAACCGGATCACGCGACCAGCAGTGGTTTTCGTCAAAGACGGGAATGCGCGGTTGGTTGTGGAGCGGGAAACATTGGACGACTTGATTCGTCTGGATCGCGTCCCGGATAGCGTTCAGCTTCAGAGATAA
- a CDS encoding spore germination protein, with protein sequence MTSLRGNKEGESRPISTNVDENKEYLDAKLGVGESFDIDAHELKVGGRRIVLYYINGFADNEIVTMVLRDLNNVEGSQLDTEELEKLYHKYIPFYQMEKVGTTDEFMDKVLMGQVGLVIEGEQQAIILDSKKYPGRTPEEPDLEKVVRGAHDGFTETLVVNTALTRRRIRDGRLRFEIMKVGKRSKTDVALAYLKDVANPKLITALKDRIQHVDIDGIPMAEKTVEEFIIRRSWNPFPLVRYTERPDVAAIHLFEGHVLVFVDTSPSVMITPTTYFHHVQHAEEYRQTPVVGAYLRWVRFFGIIASIFLLPLWALLVLHPSLVPEQLDYIGVKEKGSVPLIAQFIMAELGVDLMRMAAIHTPTPLATAMGLIAAILIGEVAMKVGLFTPEVILYLAVAAIGTFATPSYELSLANRLVRMFLLLMVGFFSVPGFVLGMTLVLIVLALTRSLDTPYLWPFIPFDHKAMKDVLIRMAIPYKKTRPSIVKPQNPFRQ encoded by the coding sequence AATTGTTCTGTACTACATTAATGGATTTGCCGACAATGAAATTGTAACGATGGTGCTGCGCGACCTGAACAATGTGGAAGGCAGCCAACTGGATACCGAAGAGTTGGAGAAGCTGTACCACAAATATATCCCCTTCTACCAGATGGAGAAGGTGGGGACAACCGACGAGTTCATGGATAAAGTGCTGATGGGACAAGTCGGTTTGGTCATTGAAGGGGAGCAGCAGGCCATCATCCTCGACTCCAAAAAGTATCCGGGACGTACTCCAGAAGAACCAGACCTGGAAAAAGTAGTCCGCGGTGCGCACGACGGCTTCACGGAAACCCTCGTTGTCAACACAGCTCTCACCCGGAGACGGATACGTGACGGACGGCTGCGATTTGAGATCATGAAGGTGGGTAAGCGCTCCAAAACGGATGTAGCGCTGGCTTATCTGAAAGACGTTGCCAATCCGAAACTGATCACTGCCTTAAAGGATCGCATCCAACATGTCGACATTGACGGGATTCCGATGGCCGAAAAGACGGTGGAAGAGTTCATTATCCGAAGATCGTGGAATCCGTTTCCGCTGGTTCGCTACACGGAGCGTCCGGATGTAGCGGCTATCCACCTGTTTGAGGGGCATGTCCTTGTTTTCGTCGATACCTCACCTAGTGTCATGATTACGCCCACCACCTACTTCCATCACGTTCAGCACGCTGAGGAATACAGGCAGACGCCGGTTGTTGGTGCCTATTTGCGCTGGGTTCGATTTTTTGGCATCATCGCCTCGATCTTTTTGCTTCCACTATGGGCGCTTTTGGTACTGCATCCCTCACTAGTTCCTGAACAACTGGACTACATCGGTGTCAAAGAAAAGGGCAGTGTGCCCTTGATTGCCCAGTTTATCATGGCGGAATTAGGCGTAGATCTAATGCGAATGGCTGCGATTCATACGCCTACTCCATTAGCAACAGCGATGGGCTTGATCGCGGCTATCCTGATTGGCGAAGTGGCGATGAAAGTAGGATTGTTTACGCCGGAAGTGATTCTCTACCTAGCTGTAGCGGCGATCGGCACGTTTGCAACACCTAGTTATGAACTGAGTCTGGCCAATCGGTTGGTTCGGATGTTTTTGCTGCTGATGGTAGGCTTTTTCTCGGTTCCTGGATTTGTGCTTGGGATGACGCTCGTTTTGATCGTCCTTGCGCTCACCCGTTCATTGGACACACCATACTTGTGGCCCTTTATCCCGTTTGACCACAAGGCTATGAAGGATGTGCTGATCCGGATGGCCATCCCGTACAAGAAAACGAGACCTAGCATTGTCAAGCCGCAGAACCCGTTTCGCCAATAG